From a single Arachis hypogaea cultivar Tifrunner chromosome 3, arahy.Tifrunner.gnm2.J5K5, whole genome shotgun sequence genomic region:
- the LOC112734185 gene encoding nuclear pore complex protein NUP155 — MSWEDEIVMRDVTNAGLVVSDRIGREVSSQLDLEEALEASRYASHPYSTLPREWPPLVEVANTWELPPVLIERYNAAGGEGTAFCGIFPEIRRAWASVDNSLFLWRFDKWDGQCPEYSGEEQAICAVGLAKSKPGVFVEAIQYLLVLATPVELILVGVCCSGGADGSDPFAEVTLQPLPEYTVPSDGVTMTCVTCTDKGRIFLAGRDSHIYELIYSTGSGWQKRCRKICLTAGLGSLISSWVIPNVFNFGAIDPIVEMVFDNERQILYARTEEMKLQVYVLGQNGDGPLKKVAEERNLVNQRDGHYGGRQSTGSRVSNRSPKPSIVCIAPLSTLESKLLHLVAVLSDGRRMYLSTSPSSANLTGFSTSHHRPSCLKVVATRPAPPWGVSGNLTFGAIALASRPQNEDLSLKVEAAYCSAGTLILSDASPSAMPSLLVLNRDSSTQLSPSGNLGTNSRSSRALRESVSSLPVEGRMLSVADVLPLPDTASTVQSLYSEIEFSGYESPMESCDRVSGKLWARGDLSTQHILPRRRIVIFSTMGMMEIVLNRPLDILRRLLESSSPRSVLEDFFNRFGAGEAAAMCLMLAARIVHSENLISNVIAEKAAEAFEDPRVVGMPQLEGSSALSNTRTAAGGFSMGQVVQEAEPVFSAAHEGLCLCSSRLLFPLWELPVMLVKGNLAPSGALSENGVVVCRLSVGAMQVLEHKIRSLEKFLRSRRNQRRGLYGCVAGLGDLSGSILYGTGSALGAGDRSMVRNLFGAYSRNVESNGGGTSNKRQRLPYSPAELAAMEVRAMECIRQLLLRSGEALFLLQLISQHHVTRLIQGFDANLQQALVQLTFHQLVCSEEGDRLATRLISALMEYYTGPDGRGTVDDISRRLREGCPSYYKESDYKFFLAVEALERAAVTIDDEEKENLAREAFNCLSKVPESADLRTVCKRFEDLRYYEAVVRLPLQKAQAIDPAGDAYNDEIDASVREQTLAQREQCYEIVISALRSLKGDNSHKEFGSPIRSAALQSTLDPASRKKYISQIVQLGVQSPDRIFHEYLYQAMIDLGLENELLEYGGPDLLPFLQSAGRKPIQEVRAVTATTSPTGQSGAPMSSNQVKYYELLARYYVLKRQHMLAAHALLRLAERRSVDGVPTLEQRCQYLSNAVLQAKSAANSDGLVGSARSSIDSGFLDLLEGKLAVLRFQIKIKEELEAMASRNEILPSTSDSIQDGAVHVGSSTADANFASVAREKAMELSSDVKSITQLYNEYAVPFELWEICLEMLYFANYSGDADSIIVRETWARLIDQALSRGGIAEACSVLKRVGPRIYPGDGAVIPLNTICLHLEKSALERLNSGAESVGDEDVARALLSACKGAAEPVLNTYDQLLSNGAVLPSPNLRLRMLRSVLVVLREWAMSVYSQRMGASASGSSLILGSGFPLERTIVSQGIRDKITSAANRYMTEVRRLALPQNQTEHVYRGFRELEESLISPQSFDRY, encoded by the exons ATGTCGTGGGAAGACGAGATTGTGATGCGTGATGTGACGAACGCGGGTCTCGTTGTCAGTGATCGCATTGGTCGCGAGGTTTCGTCTCAGCTTGACCTCGAAGAAGCTCTTGAAGCTTCAAGATATGCTAGCCACCCTTACTCCACTCTCCCCAGAGAG TGGCCCCCTTTAGTTGAGGTTGCCAATACATGGGAGTTGCCTCCTGTTCTCATTGAAAGATACAATGCAGCTGGTGGGGAAGGAACTGCCTTTTGTGGAATATTTCCTGAAATACGTAGGGCATGGGCATCTGTGGACAATTCCTTGTTTCTTTGGCGTTTTGATAAGTG GGATGGTCAATGTCCTGAATATAGTGGGGAAGAGCAAGCTATTTGTGCAGTTGGTCTTGCAAAATCAAAACCAGGTGTTTTTGTTGAAGCCAtccaatatcttttagttttagcaACGCCTGTTGAG TTGATTTTGGTAGGAGTGTGCTGCTCTGGAGGAGCCGATGGATCAGACCCATTTGCAGAAGTAACATTACAGCCATTGCCAGAGTATACTGTACCGTCTGATGGGGTTACAATGACTTGTGTGACATGTACTGATAAGGGCCGTATTTTCCTTGCTGGTCGTGATAGCCATATATACGAGCTTATTTATTCTACAGGTTCAGGATGGCAAAAGCGCTGCAGAAAAATCTGCCTCACTGCTGGCTTAGGAAGTTTAATTTCAAG CTGGGTTATACCAAATGTGTTCAACTTTGGAGCCATCGACCCCATTGTTGAAATGGTTTTTGATAATGAGAGGCAAATATTGTATGCACGAACTGAAGAGATGAAGCTTCAGGTTTATGTTCTAGGGCAAAATGGGGATGGTCCATTAAAGAAAGTTGCTGAAGAAAGGAATCTTGTTAATCAGAGGGATGGTCATTATGGAGGTAGACAATCAACAGGATCAAGAGTCTCAAATCGTTCACCCAAGCCATCTATTGTTTGTATTGCACCGTTATCCACACTTGAATCCAAGTTGCTGCATCTTGTTGCTGTTTTATCAGATGGCAGAAGGATGTACCTGTCTACTTCTCCTTCTAGTGCAAATTTGACTGGGTTCAGCACCAGTCATCACAGGCCTAGCTGTTTAAAGGTTGTTGCTACAAGGCCTGCTCCTCCTTGGGGTGTTAGTGGTAATCTCACATTTGGAGCCATAGCTCTTGCGTCTAGGCCTCAAAATGAGGATCTCTCATTGAAAGTTGAGGCAGCATATTGTTCTGCAGGAACTCTTATCCTTTCTGATGCATCACCTTCAGCTATGCCTTCTCTCCTTGTATTGAACCGGGATTCAAGCACCCAGTTATCACCATCAGGTAATCTTGGGACAAATTCAAGGAGTTCCCGTGCATTACGAGAATCTGTATCTTCTTTACCAGTTGAAGGGCGAATGCTTTCTGTGGCAGATGTCTTACCTTTGCCTGATACTGCATCTACTGTGCAGTCTTTATATTCAGAAATTGAGTTCAGTGGTTATGAGAGCCCAATGGAATCATGTGACAGGGTATCTGGGAAACTCTGGGCAAGGGGAGACCTTTCGACTCAACATATATTGCCAAGAAGGAGGATTGTTATCTTCAGCACAATGGGCATGATGGAAATTGTGTTAAACAGGCCACTGGACATTTTAAGAAGGTTATTAGAGTCCAGCTCTCCAAGATCAGTTTTAGAAGATTTCTTCAATCGTTTTGGTGCTGGTGAGGCAGCTGCTATGTGTCTAATGCTAGCTGCAAGAATAGTGCACTCGGAAAACCTTATTAGCAATGTTATTGCCGAGAAGGCTGCTGAAGCTTTTGAGGATCCAAGAGTTGTTGGAATGCCACAACTTGAAGGTAGTAGTGCATTATCAAACACAAGAACTGCTGCTGGTGGATTTAGCATGGGCCAGGTTGTTCAGGAGGCTGAGCCAGTATTTTCAGCCGCACATGAAGGACTCTGTTTGTGTTCATCTAGAttactttttcctctttgggaACTTCCTGTGATGCTTGTGAAAGGTAATTTAGCCCCTTCAGGTGCTTTATCTGAAAATGGGGTAGTTGTCTGCAGACTCTCTGTTGGTGCTATGCAAGTCCTTGAACACAAAATCCGATCTTTAGAAAAATTCTTAAGATCTAGAAGGAACCAGAGGAGAGGACTTTATGGATGTGTTGCAGGTTTGGGCGATCTAAGTGGTTCAATTCTATATGGTACTGGTTCAGCATTAGGTGCAGGTGATCGAAGTATGGTGAGAAACTTATTTGGTGCGTACTCCAGAAATGTGGAGTCTAATGGTGGTGGAACAAGTAACAAAAGACAAAGGCTGCCATATAGTCCTGCAGAATTAGCTGCCATGGAG GTGAGGGCAATGGAATGTATTAGGCAGTTGCTTCTTAGATCTGGTGAAGCGCTGTTTTTGCTTCAACTTATTTCCCAGCATCATGTCACTCGATTGATTCAAGGATTTGATGCTAACCTTCAACAAGCATTAGTTCAGTTAACATTTCATCAGTTAGTTTGTTCTGAGGAGGGTGACCGGCTTGCTACGAGACTTATTTCTGCTCTAATGGAG TATTATACTGGTCCTGATGGTAGGGGAACTGTAGATGACATTAGCAGGAGATTAAGAGAGGGTTGTCCAAGCTACTATAAGGAGTCTGATTACAAGTTTTTCTTAGCTGTGGAAGCTCTGGAGAGAGCTGCTGTGACTATAGATGATGAGGAAAAGGAGAATCTTGCAAGAGAAGCATTTAATTGCTTAAGCAAAGTTCCAGAGTCTGCAGACTTACGAACTGTTTGCAAGCGTTTTGAGGATTTGag ATATTATGAAGCTGTAGTGCGCTTACCTCTTCAAAAGGCACAAGCTATCGATCCTGCAGGTGATGCTTATAATGATGAAATTGATGCAAGTGTCAGAGAACAGACACTTGCTCAGCGCGAACAGTGTTATGAGATAGTTATTAGTGCTTTACGGTCTCTGAAAGGTGACAACTCTCATAAGGAATTTGGCTCTCCTATCAGATCTGCTGCTTTGCAATCTACCCTTGATCCAGCTTctcgaaaaaaatatattagtcaAATTGTTCAACTTGGTGTCCAGTCTCCTGACAGAATTTTCCATGAGTATCTATACCAAGCTATGATTGATTTAGGTCTTGAAAATGAGTTGTTAGAGTATGGAGGTCCTGATCTGTTGCCCTTTTTGCAAAGTGCGGGTCGTAAACCCATCCAAGAG GTTCGTGCTGTGACTGCAACAACTTCTCCAACTGGGCAATCTGGAGCACCTATGTCATCCAATCAAGTCAAGTACTATGAACTTTTGGCACGGTATTATGTCTTGAAGCGGCAACATATGCTTGCAGCTCATGCATTGCTAAGACTAGCTGAACGACGTTCTGTTGATGGGGTTCCTACTCTTGAACAGAG GTGTCAATACCTAAGTAATGCAGTTCTACAAGCAAAAAGTGCAGCTAATAGTGATGGTTTAGTAGGTTCTGCTCGGAGTTCCATTGATAGTGGATTCTTAGATTTGCTTGAAGGGAAGCTTGCTGTTCTTCGGTTTCAGATAAAGATCAAAGAGGAATTGGAGGCAATGGCTTCCAGGAATGAGATTTTACCTAGCACATCTGATTCCATTCAAGATGGTGCAGTCCATGTGGGCAGTTCAACTGCCGATGCAAATTTTGCAAGCGTAGCACGAGAGAAGGCCATGGAGCTATCATCAGATGTAAAGAGCATAACACAATTATATAATGAATATGCTGTTCCCTTTGAACTCTGGGAG ATATGCCTGGAGATGCTGTACTTTGCCAATTATTCTGGTGATGCTGACAGCATAATTGTCAGAGAGACATGGGCTAGACTTATTGATCAAGCTCTTTCAAGAGGTGGCATTGCTGAAGCTTGCTCGGTATTGAAGAGGGTTGGCCCCCGGATTTATCCTGGTGATGGAGCTGTTATACCACTCAACACTATTTGTCTTCACCTAGAGAAGTCTGCACTG GAGAGGTTAAACTCGGGGGCTGAATCTGTTGGTGATGAAGATGTTGCTAGAGCCCTTCTTTCTGCTTGCAAGGGTGCAGCTGAGCCTGTATTGAATACATATGACCAATTGTTATCAAATGGAGCTGTGTTGCCCTCCCCAAATCTTAGATTACGCATGCTGAGATCAGTCCTTGTGGTTCTTCGCGAGTGGGCAATGTCTGTATATTCACAGAGAATGGGTGCAAGTGCCTCCGGTTCTTCCCTCATACTAGGTTCAGGATTCCCACTTGAAAGAACAATTGTTAGCCAAGGAATTCGTGATAAGATCACAAGTGCGGCAAACAG GTACATGACTGAAGTGCGAAGGTTAGCCCTTCCCCAGAATCAAACAGAACATGTCTACCGAGGCTTTAGAGAACTCGAAGAGTCGCTTATAAGTCCCCAATCATTTGATCGATATTGA
- the LOC112734188 gene encoding uncharacterized protein, with the protein MAERGGGDRGGFGRGFGGRGGRGDRGRGGRRRGGGRREEEEKWVPVTKLGRLVKEKKISSLEQIYLHSLPIKEHQIVDQLVGPSLKDEVMKIMPVQKQTRAGQRTRFKAFVVVGDNNGHVGLGVKCSKEVATAIRGAIILAKLSVIPVRRGYWGNKIGKPHTVPCKVTGKCGSVTVRMVPAPRGSGIVAARVPKKVLQFAGIDDVFTSSRGSTKTLGNFVKATFECLLKTYGFLTPDFWRETRFSKSPFQEYTDFLAKPTTKAHILEDETVEA; encoded by the exons ATGGCTGAGCGCGGTGGCGGAGATCGTGGCGGATTCGGGCGTGGCTTCGGAGGTCGCGGTGGTCGGGGCGACAGGGGCCGCGGTGGGCGTCGCAGGGGCGGTGGACGCCGCGAGGAAGAGGAGAAGTGGGTTCCAGTGACGAAGCTGGGTCGCCTCGTGAAAGAGAAAAAGATCAGTAGTCTCGAACAAATCTACCTTCACTCTCTCCCAATCAAGGAGCACCAAATCGTTGACCAGTTGGTTGGTCCTTCTTTGAAGGATGAAGTCATGAAGATCATGCCCGTTCAGAAACAGACACGTGCCGGTCAGAGAACCCGTTTCAAGGCCTTCGTTGTCGTCGGTGACAACAACGGCCACGTCGGACTCGGTGTCAAGTGCAGCAAGGAGGTCGCAACTGCCATTCGCGGTGCCATCATATTGGCGAAGCTTTCGGTGATTCCTGTTAGGAGAGGTTATTGGGGTAACAAGATCGGAAAGCCACACACCGTTCCCTGCAAGGTCACCGGAAAATGTGGTTCCGTCACCGTCCGTATGGTGCCTGCTCCTCGTGGTTCCGGAATTGTTGCTGCTAGGGTTCCCAAGAAGGTCTTGCAATTTGCAGGGATTGATGATGTATTCACTTCTTCTAGAGGATCCACCAAGACCCTTGGAAATTTCGTGAAG GCCACATTCGAGTGTTTGCTGAAAACCTACGGTTTCCTTACACCTGATTTCTGGAGGGAGACTCGCTTCTCCAAATCTCCATTCCAAGAGTACACTGATTTCCTTGCCAAGCCAACGACCAAGGCCCATATCTTGGAGGATGAAACGGTCGAGGCTTAA
- the LOC112734189 gene encoding microtubule-associated protein 70-2 translates to MADFSGDSGAEAGAAVTPAPLTVSASFKEGKSSSRRRASMRPSLDADEFMNLLHGSDPVKVELNRLENEVRDKDRELSEAQAEIKALRLSERLREKAVEELTEELSKVEGKLKLTESLLESKNLEIKKINDEKKASMAAQFAAEATLRRVHAAQKDDDMPPIEAILAPLEAELKLARQEIAKLQDDNKALDRLTKSKEAALLEAERTVQVALAKASMVDDLQNKNQELIKQIEICQEENKILDKMHRQKVAEVEKLTQTVRELEEAVLAGGAAANAVRDYQRKVQEMNEERKTLDRELARAKVTANRVAVVVANEWKDANDKVMPVKQWLEERRFLQGEMQQLRDKLAIAERTAKFEAQLKEKFQLRLKVLQESLRETPNSINRGTPEARSASNGPSRRQSLGGADNISKLTSNGLLSKRTSSFQMRSSVSSSTVLKHAKGTSKSFDGGTRSLERSKILLNGKPPSYSFNQSSEGTKEKEENDNWKGSSDDKPNEFPAVDTEDSVPGILYDLLQKEVLALRKAGHEKDQSLKDKDDAIEMLAKKVDTLTKAMEVEAKKMRREVAAMEKEVAAMRVEKEQESRAKRFSSIKGPVNNAQQQLISGRSVTRGGLTRSTQ, encoded by the exons ATGGCGGATTTTTCCGGCGATTCTGGAGCGGAGGCGGGTGCGGCGGTGACGCCGGCGCCATTGACGGTGTCGGCGTCGTTCAAGGAAGGGAAGAGCTCGTCGAGGAGGAGAGCTTCGATGAGGCCGAGCCTGGATGCGGACGAGTTCATGAACCTGCTGCACGGTTCGGATCCGGTGAAGGTGGAGCTCAATCGGCTCGAGAATGAAGTTAGAG ATAAGGACAGAGAGTTATCAGAAGCTCAAGCCGAGATCAAAGCCTTGAGGCTTTCTGAACGGCTCAGAGAGAAGGCCGTTGAAGAG CTTACTGAAGAATTATCGAAGGTCGAGGGGAAGCTGAAGTTAACAGAATCTCTACTAGAAAGCAAA aatcttgaaataaagaaaatcaaTGATGAGAAGAAGGCATCAATGGCAGCTCAGTTTGCCGCTGAGGCCACTCTCCGAAGGGTTCATGCAGCACAGAAGGATGATGACATGCCTCCTATAGAAGCTATTCTTGCTCCTCTGGAGGCTGAACTCAAGCTTGCACGCCAAGAG ATTGCTAAACTCCAAGATGATAATAAAGCTTTAGATCGTCTTACCAAATCTAAAGAAGCAGCACTTCTGGAAGCTGAGAGGACTGTCCAGGTTGCCTTGGCTAAAGCTTCCATGGTGGATGATCTCCAAAATAAAAATCAAGAGCTAATTAAGCAGATTGAGATTTGCCAG GAAGAGAATAAAATTCTGGACAAAATGCATAGACAGAAGGTGGCAGAGGTTGAAAAGCTTACCCAGACTGTAAGGGAGCTTGAAGAGGCTGTCCTTGCTGGTGGTGCAGCTGCAAATGCTGTGAGAGATTATCAGCGGAAAGTTCAAGAAATGAAT GAGGAAAGAAAAACTCTCGACCGAGAGTTAGCTCGTGCCAAGGTAACTGCAAACAGAGTAGCTGTGGTGGTGGCAAATGAATGGAAAGATGCTAACGACAAAGTCATGCCTGTCAAACAGTGGCTTGAAGAAAGAAGATTCTTGCAG GGAGAGATGCAGCAACTGCGAGATAAGCTCGCTATAGCTGAGCGCACGGCAAAGTTTGAAGCCCAGTTAAAA GAAAAATTTCAATTACGGCTTAAAGTGCTACAAGAGAGTTTGAGAGAAACACCTAACAGTATTAATCGCGGAACCCCAGAGGCTAGAAGTGCTAGTAATGGGCCTTCTCGACGCCAATCCCTAGGTGGAGCTGATAACATCTCAAAACTGACTTCTAATGGGCTTTTATCAAAGAGAACATCATCCTTTCAAATGAGGTCCTCTGTGTCCTCCAGCACAGTCTTGAAACATGCTAAAGGCACATCTAAATCTTTTGATGGTGGCACAAGGTCACTTGAAAGGAGTAAAATTCTTCTAAATGGAAAACCTCCAAGTTATTCATTCAACCAGTCTTCTGAAGGAACCAAGGAGAAAGAGGAAAATGATAACTGGAAAGGAAGTTCAGATGATAAGCCAAATGAGTTCCCAGCGGTAGACACAGAGGATAGTGTTCCAGGAATTCTGTATGATTTGTTGCAGAAAGAAGTCTTAGCCTTAAGGAAAGCTGGTCATGAGAAAGATCAAAGCCTAAAAGATAAAGACGATGCCATTGAG ATGCTAGCGAAGAAGGTAGATACACTGACTAAAGCCATGGAAGTTGAGGCAAAGAAGATGAGAAGAGAAGTAGCTGCCATGGAGAAGGAGGTAGCTGCAATGCGTGTGGAGAAAGAACAAGAGAGCAGAGCAAAGCGGTTCAGCAGCATAAAGGGTCCTGTAAACAATGCTCAGCAGCAACTCATTTCTGGAAG GAGCGTGACACGGGGTGGATTAACACGCAGCACGCAATAG